In the Sarcophilus harrisii chromosome 1, mSarHar1.11, whole genome shotgun sequence genome, one interval contains:
- the TUSC1 gene encoding tumor suppressor candidate gene 1 protein — MWRMRGAAARRWGCGGDDGDGDRGVTCGRGQERLARAFGGAGGSGCCCRGGWRGRAGGARQQLEERFADLAASHQEAIRARDERDRQNARLREENGRLRLENRRLKRENRSLFRQALQRQDEEQSREPMRPPQTVAGGGEHHEPDQGEEEGGSRGHAQGVTADSKERRAGNVPVEPGSPRALRARLEMLEAMYRRALLQLHHEQQWQHRRAQAQKKEAKDEEEERQLQLQMQAPDSVPFL; from the coding sequence ATGTGGCGCATGCGTGGTGCCGCCGCCAGGCGCTGGGGTTGCGGCGGCGACGATGGCGATGGCGATAGAGGGGTTACCTGTGGCCGTGGCCAGGAACGTTTGGCCCGGGCGTTCGGAGGGGCCGGCGGCAGCGGCTGCTGTTGCCGCGGCGGTTGGAGAGGCCGCGCGGGCGGTGCCCGCCAGCAGCTGGAGGAGCGATTCGCGGACCTGGCCGCAAGCCACCAGGAGGCTATTCGCGCGCGGGATGAGCGGGACCGACAGAACGCGCGACTGCGCGAAGAGAACGGGCGCTTGCGACTAGAGAATCGGCGGCTGAAGCGCGAGAACCGGAGCCTCTTTCGACAGGCGCTGCAGCGGCAGGACGAAGAACAGTCTCGGGAACCCATGCGACCCCCCCAGACcgtggctgggggaggggagcacCATGAGCCCGAccagggggaggaagaaggaggttccCGCGGCCACGCCCAGGGCGTCACAGCCGACTCAAAAGAAAGGAGAGCTGGAAATGTACCTGTTGAGCCGGGAAGCCCTAGGGCCCTGAGGGCCCGCCTAGAGATGCTAGAGGCCATGTACCGCAGGGCCCTGCTGCAGCTTCACCATGAACAGCAATGGCAGCATCGTCGAGCCCAGGCCCAGAAGAAGGAGGCaaaggatgaagaggaagaacGGCAGCTTCAGCTCCAGATGCAAGCTCCAGACTCCGTACCCTTTCTCTAG